Below is a genomic region from Anoxybacillus flavithermus.
AAAAGACGTGCCCGCCGCGTTTTTTTACGTTTTCGCTCAGTTGCATTAAATAATAGTCTAAGTTTTCAAGTGTATGTTGGCGAATTTCTTCTCCGAGCGCGCGCCATTCTTCCCAGTTGCCGAGTTCTTGAGCTGCTTCTAATCGGCGCGTGCGCAGCCGCTCTTGCGCCCCTGCCACTGCCCCACGCATAAACGTATTATGAATCCCCTTTTCCACCCGTTCGTGAAATTCTCCCGTGTTAATTTTCATCGCCATATGAATCCCCCCTATCTATGATTGAGCACTTCGGCAATGTGCATGACGCGAATCGGTTTGCCTTTTCGTTCGATGCGCCCACCGATATTCATTAAACAGCCACAGTCTGCACCGATTAAATAGTCGGCTTCGACTTGTTCAATACATTGAATTTTTTCATCCACCATCTGTTCCGAAATCGGTCCCATTTTTACTGAAAACGTACCGCCAAATCCACAGCAATTGTGCGCGTTCGGCAAAGGGACAACTTCAAGCCCTTTTACGTGTTGTAAAAGCGTAAGCGGCGCATCTTTGACGCCAAGTAAGCGCGTCATATGACAGGACGTATGGTACGTCGCTTTTCCTTCTAACCGCGCACCGACATCTTCGACTTGTAATACATCAACGATAAATTGCGTCAGTTCATACGTTTTATCAGCAACGCGTTTCGCACGCGCTTCCCATTCGCCGTCACCTTTAAAAATGTGCGGATATTCTTTAAACATCGTGGCACACGAACCGGATGGCGTCACGATATATTCAGCATGTTCGAACGTGCGAATCATATGTTTCATCGCTTCTTTCGCTTCTTTTACATAGCCGCTATTGTACGCTGGCTGCCCGCAGCACGTTTGCGCCTCTGGAAAATGTATCGTACAGCCGAGCCGTTCTAATAGTTCAACGGTCGCCTTTCCGACGTTCACGTGAAATAAATCAACTAAACATGTAACAAATAATGTGACGTTCATTCCCGATCCCCCTAAAGAAAACGTTTTCTTTTTTCACTTTACATCTTATTGCCAAATTAGTCAACCGGTCATCTGATGATTAAGAAAAGCGCAAAGCGCCCCAATTTCGCCTAAAGGCAGCCCGCATCCTGCGGGCAACGGCGACATGTCACCATCCTTTTCTCCGCGAAGATCGCGCAAGCCCCAGCGAGGAGGATTAGCCGCCGAAAGAAGGGGCGGAGCGCATCACACCGATGGCGCTTGAACACGGAAGGAGCACCTCCGCTATAAAGATATGTAGTTAGCAAGCACTTTTTCAACATGTCCTAAATGTTCTTTCATTCGCTCTTGGGCAAGTTCAGCGTTTTGGTCGCGAATCGCTTCAAAAATGGCGATATGGTCTTCAAGTAGTTGTTCTGTCGTCGCTTGTTTGGCAAACAGCCAAATGCGGCGCGTTTCTCGCATCGTCTCCATCATCATGCCCGATACGTTGTTCATTAAGCTAACTAACAACGGATTTTTCGTTGCCGCCGCAATTGCCATATGAAATAAAAAGTCGGCTTTTTCGCCAAGCTCTTCATCGCCGATCGCTTCGCGCATTTGCGTAAGGGCGCTTTGCATCGCACCCAAATCTTCTTCCGTTCGCTTTCTTGCCGCCACACCCGCTGCGCCGACTTCAAGCAGTTTTCTCACTTCTAATAAATGAGCGACATCTTCTTTATTCATGAGCACCGCTGCAGAAATCGGAAACGACAGCATCGCTGGGTCAAACTCGCGCACGTATGTGCCTTCCCCTTGTTTCATTTCAATGAGCCCCATCGCCCGAAGCGCAGTTAACGCTTCACGAATGGCTGCGCGCCCAACTTGGAAATTTTCAGCTAGTTGTTGAACGGAATCGAGTTTGTCGCCCGGCTTCAACTGTCCGGTTTGAATCATATGTAAAATCGCTTCCGCTACTTCTTCATATATTTTTTTCGGTTTAATTTGTTTGTACACTCTGTCCACCCCATCATCTCTTGTTTGCTCCCCCATACAAATAGAATATCATATCATATTTTTCTACAAAATAACTGTGAAAAATTTTTAAATATTCATATTGAAAAATGGTTGCGCTTACATTATGATATACTCATCAGATGATTGTATGACCTTATGACGAAAGGATAAGGAATGACGTCATCACATTAAACAAAGGGGGATGTATATGCTATCATTTATCGCACTATTGCCAATTTTAACAGTTTTCTTATTTCTCGTCATACTGAAGTGGCCCGCGAGCCGCGCGATGCCTGTTGCGCTCGTTGTGACCGCGGCGATCGCTTTGTTCGTTTGGGGGACGAACGTAAACGTCGTCGCTGCCGCTAGCGTCAACGGTATAAAAACCGCCATCGAAATTATGTTTATCGTATTTGGAGCAGTGTTGCTTTTAAATACGGTAAAAGAAAGCGGCGCAATTGAAACGATTCGCCAAGGATTCATTCACATTTCGCCAGACCGCCGCATTCAAGCGATCATTATCGCCTGGCTGTTCGGTTCGTTTATTGAAGGTGCCGCAGGATTCGGAACACCAGCAGCAATCGCCGCTCCGCTTCTCGTTGCAATCGGATTTCCAGCGATGGCGGCTGTATTAGTTTCGCTTATTATTCAAAGTACACCTGTATCATTCGGAGCGATCGGCACACCGATTCTCGTCGGGGTAAACACGGGACTTGCCAATCAAGAAGCCGTCATGAAAGCAATTGGCGATATGGAGTTTACAGATTACTTATTACAAATTGCCGCCAACGTCGGACTCATTCACGCGATGGTCGGGACGTTTATTCCGCTTATTATGGTCGGGATGCTTACGCGCTTTTTCGGCAAAAATCGTTCGTTCCGCGAAGGATTGCGTGTCTGGAAGTTTGCGATGCTCGCTGGTTTTGCATTTACCGTTCCGTACGCGATTATCGCAAACGTACTTGGACCGGAGTTTCCTTCATTGCTCGGTTCGTTAATCGGTCTTATTATTGTCGTTCCAGCTGCAAAAGCCGGACTATTTATGCCGAAAGATACGTTTGATTTCGAACACCGCAACAGTTGGGAACAAGAATGGATCGGACGTTTAAACAATGAACAAACGAACATCGCTCAAGAGAAAAAACGCATTTCCCTTT
It encodes:
- a CDS encoding lactate permease; amino-acid sequence: MYMLSFIALLPILTVFLFLVILKWPASRAMPVALVVTAAIALFVWGTNVNVVAAASVNGIKTAIEIMFIVFGAVLLLNTVKESGAIETIRQGFIHISPDRRIQAIIIAWLFGSFIEGAAGFGTPAAIAAPLLVAIGFPAMAAVLVSLIIQSTPVSFGAIGTPILVGVNTGLANQEAVMKAIGDMEFTDYLLQIAANVGLIHAMVGTFIPLIMVGMLTRFFGKNRSFREGLRVWKFAMLAGFAFTVPYAIIANVLGPEFPSLLGSLIGLIIVVPAAKAGLFMPKDTFDFEHRNSWEQEWIGRLNNEQTNIAQEKKRISLFNAWFPYVLVAILLVITRTVTEVKAFLTGESVTILIDNLFNSGIAIKSTPLYLPGTIFFIVSLVTYVLHRMDAKSYKKAFTDSFKTALSAGSALIFAVPMINIFINTKTDELASMPLVLAEGVSHIAGSSWPIVAPLIGALGAFIAGSNTFSNMMFSLFQFGTAESIGLSASGAAVVVALQAVGGAAGNMICVHNVVAASATVGLVGREGSLIRKALIPMTYYILAAGMLGMGLIVGGFNVWFVLYAVIVVAFILFMMSNRGKTKRAENQISA
- a CDS encoding GntR family transcriptional regulator, producing MDRVYKQIKPKKIYEEVAEAILHMIQTGQLKPGDKLDSVQQLAENFQVGRAAIREALTALRAMGLIEMKQGEGTYVREFDPAMLSFPISAAVLMNKEDVAHLLEVRKLLEVGAAGVAARKRTEEDLGAMQSALTQMREAIGDEELGEKADFLFHMAIAAATKNPLLVSLMNNVSGMMMETMRETRRIWLFAKQATTEQLLEDHIAIFEAIRDQNAELAQERMKEHLGHVEKVLANYISL
- a CDS encoding lactate utilization protein A; the encoded protein is MNVTLFVTCLVDLFHVNVGKATVELLERLGCTIHFPEAQTCCGQPAYNSGYVKEAKEAMKHMIRTFEHAEYIVTPSGSCATMFKEYPHIFKGDGEWEARAKRVADKTYELTQFIVDVLQVEDVGARLEGKATYHTSCHMTRLLGVKDAPLTLLQHVKGLEVVPLPNAHNCCGFGGTFSVKMGPISEQMVDEKIQCIEQVEADYLIGADCGCLMNIGGRIERKGKPIRVMHIAEVLNHR